The following proteins come from a genomic window of Natrinema saccharevitans:
- a CDS encoding AbrB/MazE/SpoVT family DNA-binding domain-containing protein, whose product MSDVALDDRGRLTLPKEVRERYGDRYHVVQLPDGLKLIPVADDPLEALRDEFADVEKSAGELRKEAREAALDEAGR is encoded by the coding sequence ATGTCAGACGTAGCGCTGGACGACCGTGGTCGCCTCACGCTCCCAAAGGAGGTCCGAGAGCGATACGGGGACCGATATCACGTCGTGCAGCTTCCTGATGGGCTCAAATTGATTCCTGTCGCCGACGACCCGCTCGAGGCACTCAGGGACGAATTCGCGGACGTCGAGAAGTCGGCCGGCGAACTTCGTAAAGAAGCACGTGAAGCAGCGCTCGATGAGGCCGGACGATAG